In the Alkalibacter saccharofermentans DSM 14828 genome, one interval contains:
- a CDS encoding substrate-binding domain-containing protein — MSTFLSSKGLLRRAFVIFLTFILIFSFASCKSNNSNQNIGQPVPGLEDYSITLSTTTSVNDSGLLEYLIPMLKEDTGIEVNVLSQGTGQAIQTAVDGNADVILVHSKAAEEEFVKDGYGVERIELMYNYFIVIGPEGDPAGMESSGLSASKALKKLYEEEMIFVSRGDDSGTHKKELSLWKLEGIEPSGEWYISAGRGMGDVLIMASEMEGYALSDKATFLTMKEQLDLEILIEESEDLKNQYTLIEVSPKTHPDTNTQAVKAFIDWVTSEKTLRVIDEYGVSEYGEALFISNYHK; from the coding sequence ATGTCAACTTTTTTATCATCTAAAGGGCTCTTGAGAAGGGCTTTCGTTATTTTTCTAACATTCATTTTAATCTTTTCATTCGCTTCGTGTAAATCAAATAATTCAAATCAAAATATAGGGCAACCTGTGCCTGGTCTTGAAGATTACAGCATAACCCTGTCTACGACTACAAGCGTAAACGATTCGGGGCTTCTTGAGTATCTGATTCCCATGTTGAAAGAAGACACTGGCATCGAGGTAAATGTGTTGTCCCAAGGGACTGGACAGGCAATTCAAACAGCAGTCGACGGCAACGCAGACGTCATATTGGTTCATTCGAAGGCTGCTGAAGAAGAATTTGTAAAGGATGGTTATGGTGTTGAGCGGATTGAGTTGATGTACAATTATTTCATAGTTATAGGCCCTGAAGGGGATCCGGCAGGGATGGAAAGCAGCGGTTTATCTGCATCCAAAGCGCTAAAAAAGCTTTATGAAGAAGAGATGATATTTGTTTCCCGTGGAGACGATTCCGGTACCCATAAAAAGGAGCTGTCTCTTTGGAAATTAGAAGGAATAGAGCCTTCAGGAGAGTGGTACATTTCAGCCGGACGGGGTATGGGCGACGTTCTTATCATGGCTTCAGAGATGGAAGGTTATGCCCTTTCTGATAAAGCCACATTTCTTACAATGAAAGAGCAGCTGGACCTTGAAATCCTTATTGAAGAGTCGGAAGACCTTAAGAATCAGTATACATTAATAGAGGTGAGTCCGAAGACCCACCCGGATACCAATACCCAAGCCGTTAAGGCGTTTATAGATTGGGTAACAAGTGAAAAAACACTCCGGGTTATAGATGAATACGGGGTATCTGAATACGGAGAAGCGCTATTTATTTCAAATTATCACAAGTAG
- a CDS encoding ABC transporter permease — protein MVSGIADGFAEAIRLLGAFDGEIYSIIGLSLFVSLSSTLLSTVIALPVGVYVASNRFKGKKIVVRIINTFMGIPPVVAGLIVYLMLTRTGPFGSYRLLFSIYAMVIAQILIVTPIITGLTISAVHLKVKAVKDTCHGLGIGKFKTVLLLLNECKYPIVSAIMAGYGRAISEVGAIMLVGGNIQFRTRVMTTAIVLETGKGNYGKALALGMTLLLVSFGINWVVSSIQEGRSYESRNQEG, from the coding sequence ATGGTGTCGGGAATTGCAGATGGATTTGCAGAAGCAATAAGGCTGCTAGGTGCATTTGATGGAGAAATCTATTCGATTATAGGCCTTTCATTATTTGTCTCCTTAAGCAGCACCCTATTGTCCACAGTTATAGCATTGCCTGTGGGAGTTTATGTAGCAAGCAACAGATTCAAGGGGAAAAAAATAGTGGTCCGCATCATAAATACATTCATGGGGATTCCGCCGGTGGTAGCAGGGCTTATAGTGTACCTGATGCTTACAAGGACAGGTCCTTTTGGCAGCTATAGATTGTTGTTCAGCATATATGCAATGGTTATTGCTCAAATCCTGATAGTAACTCCAATAATTACGGGACTTACCATATCCGCCGTTCATTTGAAGGTGAAGGCTGTAAAGGATACTTGTCATGGGTTGGGCATAGGAAAGTTTAAGACGGTTCTATTGCTGCTGAATGAATGCAAATATCCCATAGTCTCCGCAATAATGGCAGGGTATGGAAGGGCGATTTCAGAAGTAGGGGCTATAATGCTCGTGGGAGGAAATATTCAGTTTAGAACCAGGGTGATGACAACTGCAATAGTATTGGAAACAGGAAAGGGAAATTACGGCAAAGCTTTGGCTTTAGGCATGACGCTTTTATTGGTATCCTTTGGAATCAATTGGGTGGTAAGCAGCATACAGGAAGGAAGGTCTTATGAGAGTAGAAATCAAGAAGGCTAA
- a CDS encoding ATP-binding cassette domain-containing protein: MRVEIKKAKKICDNKIILDVEDVCLETGKIYALLGPNGAGKTTLLRAISGVDKGCVREVSFEASDPWSSRSIGYMPQSAYLFDTTVEKNVFLGFADKSYSKQKMEKLAFDALEKVGMDKFAKSKARSLSGGESQRVALARMLVMKKDLILLDEPTSATDVVGAELIESYLMDLNKSYGMTFVFSTHNPSQASRIAHEVIFMNNGRICEKGDAREVLDNPGEAETEKFLKNWRLK; the protein is encoded by the coding sequence ATGAGAGTAGAAATCAAGAAGGCTAAGAAAATATGTGATAATAAGATCATCCTCGATGTAGAAGATGTCTGCCTTGAGACAGGAAAGATTTATGCTTTGCTGGGACCAAACGGAGCAGGCAAGACCACTTTGTTAAGGGCTATTTCCGGAGTTGACAAGGGATGTGTCCGGGAAGTGAGTTTTGAGGCAAGTGATCCATGGAGCAGCAGGTCTATAGGCTACATGCCGCAGTCGGCTTATCTTTTTGATACTACCGTGGAAAAAAACGTATTTTTGGGGTTTGCAGACAAGAGTTATTCGAAACAAAAAATGGAGAAGTTAGCCTTTGATGCTCTCGAAAAAGTGGGGATGGATAAGTTTGCAAAATCAAAAGCAAGATCACTTTCGGGGGGGGAGTCTCAAAGAGTAGCGTTGGCCAGAATGCTGGTGATGAAAAAAGATCTGATTCTGCTGGATGAACCCACATCTGCAACGGATGTCGTCGGCGCCGAGCTTATCGAGAGCTATTTAATGGATTTGAATAAAAGCTACGGAATGACCTTCGTATTTTCCACCCACAATCCTTCACAGGCTTCGAGAATTGCCCATGAGGTTATATTCATGAATAATGGTCGAATATGCGAAAAAGGTGATGCCCGAGAGGTGCTGGACAACCCTGGGGAAGCTGAAACAGAAAAATTTCTTAAAAATTGGAGGCTGAAATGA
- the glp gene encoding gephyrin-like molybdotransferase Glp, which yields MMFEVKTVKETFGIIEDNFSDYDLDGEWVGIHEALDRVVCKDIIANEDMPPFNRSSVDGYCVVAADTFGVSEAMPAQLKLVGEVGMGEKPGFAIKRGESAYVPTGGQLPSGADAMVMMEYSEDFKDGDIFLNKPAAPGNHIVYKGDDVKEGTLVIKKGRRLRAQDIAILAGLGYEKVKVYKKLKIGIISTGDEVIGIGDKPEGAQIRDINTYSIDSLSKKMGMEPVRFGIVKDVYDDIEKVVNESLESCDITVVSGGSSVGTKDVTVKVIESLGKPGVLLHGIAVKPGKPTILGKAKGKAVIGLPGHPASAFMIFQVFVSRLAKTMEKSGDGLHPFVEATVDINYPSNNGREEYLAVSLREGKDRCIASPVFGKSGMISLMTQADGFVHISRGSEGLNKGQKVKVNLF from the coding sequence ATGATGTTTGAAGTGAAAACTGTAAAAGAGACATTTGGAATAATAGAAGATAATTTCTCAGATTACGACTTGGATGGCGAATGGGTGGGAATCCACGAGGCGCTGGACAGGGTGGTTTGCAAGGACATCATTGCGAATGAAGATATGCCGCCTTTTAATAGGTCTTCCGTGGATGGCTACTGCGTCGTTGCGGCAGATACTTTTGGAGTTTCCGAAGCGATGCCGGCGCAGCTTAAGTTGGTAGGGGAGGTCGGCATGGGTGAAAAACCCGGATTTGCCATAAAAAGAGGAGAAAGTGCCTATGTTCCAACGGGAGGGCAGCTGCCTTCCGGGGCAGACGCCATGGTCATGATGGAATATAGTGAAGATTTTAAAGATGGCGATATTTTTCTGAACAAGCCTGCAGCTCCCGGTAATCACATAGTATACAAAGGAGACGATGTAAAAGAAGGAACTTTGGTAATTAAAAAAGGCAGGCGGTTAAGAGCTCAGGATATAGCCATACTGGCAGGACTGGGCTATGAAAAAGTTAAAGTCTATAAAAAATTGAAGATTGGCATCATATCAACGGGAGATGAAGTCATAGGTATAGGCGATAAGCCGGAAGGAGCGCAAATAAGGGATATAAACACTTACAGCATAGATTCTCTTTCGAAAAAAATGGGGATGGAGCCTGTAAGATTCGGGATAGTAAAAGACGTGTATGATGATATAGAAAAAGTGGTCAACGAGTCCCTCGAATCATGTGACATAACGGTTGTATCAGGTGGCAGTTCAGTAGGAACAAAGGATGTCACTGTAAAGGTCATAGAATCCCTTGGCAAACCCGGGGTGCTACTTCACGGGATAGCGGTCAAACCTGGAAAGCCGACAATCCTTGGGAAGGCGAAGGGCAAAGCGGTTATTGGTCTTCCGGGGCATCCCGCTTCGGCGTTCATGATATTTCAGGTGTTTGTAAGCAGGCTGGCTAAAACAATGGAAAAAAGCGGTGATGGCTTGCATCCTTTCGTAGAGGCGACAGTGGATATTAATTATCCATCCAATAACGGAAGGGAGGAATACCTGGCAGTATCCCTGAGGGAAGGGAAGGACAGGTGCATTGCAAGCCCTGTCTTTGGAAAATCAGGGATGATATCCTTAATGACTCAGGCCGACGGGTTTGTTCACATAAGCAGAGGCAGCGAAGGGCTAAACAAGGGGCAAAAAGTTAAAGTAAACCTATTTTAA
- a CDS encoding molybdopterin biosynthesis protein: MKYSYLDNKELGSAVDEFIESLRESDFYLGEEEVQVSDALDRIVSQAVFAGISAPHYYACAMDGIAVTAKDTFGATDTTPVMLKRHRDFETVDTGDPLPEDKDAVIMVEDVIVLDKDTVKIHAAASPWQHVRQIGEDICQDEMILPSNTKIEPAAIGAMLAGGIGRVKVCKKPVIGLIPTGDEIVSPRPNPKAGEIIEFNTSIFSAMAQKWGVEAKIYPIVVDNLEMIKESLVMACEECDLVVLNAGSSAGREDYASKAIEETGRVYTHGIAIRPGKPTILGIVGGKAVIGVPGYPVSGIIVMEKVVKKVLENMIKSPLSQGEKLEANLSRRVMSSLKYQEFVRMKLGKVKDRFIATPLNRGAGVVTSFVKADGLLEIPLNKEGIEVGEKVEITLLRSKEDIENTLLINGSHDPLIDQAHDLLKRKDYTKHISSSHVGSMGGIMAVKRGETHLAGIHLLDEATGEYNKAYVNRYLKNSGACIIKGVKRSQGLMVARGNPMGINDIKDLADKKARYVNRQKGSGTRVLLDYLLGISRVDEEKIYGYDREELTHLSVAVQIASGSADAGLGIYSAAKVYGLDFVPVCWERYDFITARELLDDEKVAGFAEILKSDELKAALDKLGGYETSGIGEVEYL; encoded by the coding sequence GTGAAGTATTCATATCTAGATAATAAAGAACTTGGAAGCGCAGTGGATGAGTTCATTGAAAGCTTAAGAGAAAGTGATTTTTATTTAGGAGAGGAAGAAGTCCAAGTATCTGATGCTTTAGATAGGATTGTTTCCCAGGCTGTATTTGCCGGGATATCCGCTCCCCATTATTACGCCTGTGCAATGGATGGAATCGCAGTGACTGCAAAAGATACATTCGGTGCCACCGACACCACTCCGGTAATGCTTAAAAGGCACAGGGACTTCGAGACGGTGGATACGGGGGACCCGCTGCCTGAAGATAAGGATGCTGTAATAATGGTAGAGGATGTAATAGTATTGGATAAAGATACCGTCAAGATCCATGCTGCCGCCTCTCCCTGGCAGCATGTTAGGCAGATAGGGGAAGATATATGCCAGGATGAAATGATATTGCCCTCCAACACAAAGATAGAGCCTGCGGCTATTGGGGCTATGCTGGCTGGAGGGATAGGCAGGGTAAAGGTTTGTAAAAAGCCGGTAATCGGTTTGATACCCACAGGAGATGAAATAGTATCTCCCAGACCTAATCCCAAAGCTGGGGAGATAATTGAATTCAATACGTCGATTTTTTCTGCAATGGCTCAAAAGTGGGGGGTAGAGGCAAAGATATACCCCATAGTCGTGGATAATCTTGAGATGATCAAGGAAAGTCTGGTAATGGCTTGCGAAGAATGCGATTTGGTGGTCTTAAATGCGGGCTCCTCTGCAGGTCGGGAAGATTATGCTTCCAAAGCTATTGAAGAAACGGGAAGGGTTTACACTCATGGTATTGCAATAAGGCCAGGAAAGCCCACAATACTTGGGATCGTGGGAGGTAAGGCTGTAATCGGAGTTCCGGGATATCCCGTTTCGGGAATCATAGTCATGGAAAAAGTAGTAAAAAAAGTGCTGGAGAATATGATTAAATCGCCTTTGTCCCAGGGAGAAAAACTGGAGGCAAACCTCTCGAGAAGGGTTATGTCTTCGTTGAAATATCAAGAATTTGTAAGGATGAAGTTGGGGAAGGTTAAAGACAGATTCATAGCAACTCCTTTAAACCGGGGAGCGGGAGTAGTAACCTCATTTGTTAAGGCTGATGGGCTCTTGGAGATACCCCTAAACAAAGAGGGGATTGAAGTCGGGGAAAAGGTGGAAATTACTTTACTAAGAAGCAAAGAAGATATTGAAAACACGTTATTGATTAATGGAAGTCACGACCCCTTGATAGATCAAGCCCATGATCTTCTGAAAAGGAAGGATTACACAAAGCACATAAGTTCATCCCATGTGGGCAGCATGGGGGGGATAATGGCGGTAAAAAGGGGAGAAACCCACCTGGCAGGGATACATTTGTTGGACGAAGCAACAGGAGAATACAACAAGGCATATGTCAACAGATATCTTAAAAATAGTGGAGCATGCATTATAAAGGGAGTCAAAAGGAGTCAGGGGTTGATGGTTGCCAGGGGAAATCCTATGGGCATTAACGATATAAAGGATTTGGCAGATAAGAAGGCGAGGTACGTGAACAGGCAAAAAGGGTCTGGGACTAGAGTGCTTCTGGATTATCTGCTGGGGATCAGTCGGGTGGATGAGGAGAAGATATACGGTTACGACAGGGAGGAGCTCACCCATTTGTCTGTGGCTGTGCAGATTGCCTCCGGGTCTGCAGATGCAGGTCTTGGCATATATTCAGCGGCAAAGGTTTATGGACTTGACTTTGTGCCTGTATGCTGGGAAAGATACGATTTTATAACTGCAAGAGAGCTTCTGGATGATGAAAAGGTAGCGGGATTCGCAGAGATCCTAAAGTCTGATGAGCTTAAAGCTGCCCTTGACAAACTTGGCGGATACGAAACATCAGGTATCGGCGAAGTAGAATATCTCTGA
- the moaA gene encoding GTP 3',8-cyclase MoaA: MKDRYGRKIEYLRISVTQNCNLKCIYCDPEGDNCKEDMDNNLSPVEIESIVRSMAKIGIKKVRITGGEPLVRSDIVEIVKRVSSVKGIEDVSMTTNGISLHRYARQLKDGGLKRLNVSIDSLKEEKFRMITGGGDLKKTLEGIDMALDVGLMPIKINTVLIRGVNDDEIDDFINLSKDRPIESRFIELMPIGDFGEKNADKIVFNADVINERPYLKYLKRSDKGAPAQYYTVEGYQGKVGFISPMSHKFCSDCNRIRLTSDGRIRPCLGDNGEVDIMEMLRKNPGDLDKLIHEIVYNKPIGHHFGEDYSSSRKMSRIGG; this comes from the coding sequence ATGAAAGACCGCTACGGAAGAAAAATCGAGTACTTGCGCATATCAGTAACCCAAAACTGCAATCTTAAATGCATATACTGCGATCCGGAAGGTGACAACTGTAAAGAGGATATGGATAACAACCTCTCCCCCGTGGAAATTGAATCCATAGTTAGGTCTATGGCAAAAATAGGTATTAAAAAAGTAAGGATAACTGGAGGAGAACCATTAGTTAGAAGTGATATAGTAGAGATAGTAAAAAGGGTGTCATCGGTTAAGGGCATAGAAGACGTTTCGATGACCACCAACGGAATAAGTCTGCACAGGTACGCGAGGCAACTGAAGGATGGGGGGCTTAAGAGGTTGAATGTAAGCATCGATTCCCTCAAGGAAGAGAAATTTAGGATGATAACTGGAGGAGGAGACCTGAAAAAAACCCTCGAGGGAATAGATATGGCCCTTGATGTGGGTCTTATGCCTATAAAAATCAATACAGTCCTCATCAGAGGGGTGAACGATGATGAGATCGATGATTTCATTAATCTTTCCAAGGATAGGCCTATTGAATCAAGGTTCATAGAGCTTATGCCTATAGGAGACTTTGGAGAAAAAAACGCAGACAAAATAGTATTCAATGCTGATGTGATAAATGAGAGGCCTTATCTGAAGTATCTGAAAAGATCAGACAAAGGGGCTCCGGCTCAATACTATACAGTAGAAGGATACCAGGGGAAGGTTGGTTTTATAAGCCCCATGAGCCATAAGTTCTGTAGTGACTGCAACAGAATAAGACTAACCAGCGACGGAAGGATCCGCCCTTGCCTGGGAGACAATGGAGAAGTGGATATAATGGAGATGCTTAGAAAAAATCCTGGTGATTTGGATAAGTTGATCCATGAAATAGTATACAACAAACCGATAGGGCATCATTTCGGAGAGGATTACTCATCCTCCAGAAAAATGAGCAGAATAGGAGGATGA
- the moaC gene encoding cyclic pyranopterin monophosphate synthase MoaC, translating into MGLSHVDEKGNARMVDVSQKQHTERTAIATGRVRMKESTIKLIMEGNMPKGDVLSTARIAGIMGAKQTDKLIPMCHNLPLDGIKVTLEVGDQMDVVDIRAVAKCVWKTGVEMEALTAVSVAALTLYDMCKAVDKDMVIEDIMLVKKTGGKTGEYTRV; encoded by the coding sequence ATGGGATTAAGCCATGTAGATGAAAAAGGGAATGCGAGGATGGTGGACGTATCGCAAAAACAGCACACAGAAAGAACGGCTATAGCCACCGGCAGGGTTCGCATGAAGGAATCCACTATAAAACTAATAATGGAAGGGAACATGCCTAAAGGGGACGTGCTATCCACGGCAAGGATAGCAGGCATTATGGGAGCAAAGCAGACGGACAAGCTCATACCTATGTGCCATAATCTTCCTCTTGATGGTATAAAGGTGACTCTTGAGGTAGGCGACCAAATGGATGTCGTGGACATTAGAGCAGTCGCAAAATGCGTCTGGAAGACGGGAGTGGAAATGGAGGCGCTTACGGCAGTCAGCGTCGCAGCGCTTACGCTATACGACATGTGCAAGGCTGTAGACAAGGATATGGTAATTGAGGATATAATGCTTGTGAAAAAAACCGGAGGCAAAACCGGAGAATATACTAGGGTTTAG
- a CDS encoding MOSC domain-containing protein: protein MAKVVAINISEKKGVIKKPVPKGEFVVGFGLKGDAHGGDWHRQVSLLGQESIDKMTAKGAEGLSVGVFAENLTTEGVDLYDLPIGTRMKIGDVVLEVTQIGKECHRGCEILKKVGDCIMPREGIFTVVLESGEINPGDEILIIEK from the coding sequence ATGGCAAAGGTTGTAGCGATAAACATAAGTGAAAAAAAGGGGGTAATAAAAAAGCCCGTACCCAAAGGGGAGTTTGTCGTAGGATTCGGACTAAAGGGAGATGCTCATGGAGGGGACTGGCACAGGCAGGTGAGCCTTCTTGGACAAGAAAGCATTGACAAGATGACGGCTAAAGGGGCCGAGGGGCTCAGTGTAGGGGTTTTTGCCGAAAACCTTACCACCGAAGGGGTGGATTTATACGATCTCCCCATAGGCACCAGGATGAAAATAGGGGATGTAGTTCTTGAAGTGACTCAGATAGGCAAGGAATGTCACAGGGGGTGTGAAATTCTTAAAAAAGTCGGAGACTGTATCATGCCAAGAGAAGGAATATTTACAGTAGTGCTTGAAAGTGGAGAAATCAATCCAGGGGATGAAATCCTGATTATTGAAAAGTAG
- a CDS encoding sigma-54-dependent Fis family transcriptional regulator, with protein MLEQTIDQQKDYILKSHNRCRSYQVEPERVYSRKIITQEELFEKLEVNRELILTASPFMNQLYSFVKGSGFFVILTDDEGCILSVMGDEEILSEAFAFKMVPGAYMDERNIGTNAMGTALEEKTPLQVSGEEHYINVYHRWTCSASPIRSKDGEIIGILDITGYSEEVHSHTLGMVAAASNAIEKMLETQSYAKALADVKLYHEAIIDSIMAGIVTSDLEGNIITVSRGAAEMFGYYPEEIKNLKIWEVLNDWEMVKSQVEEKGSLIERDVNVKSRKNKLQFNLSAYPINDEGGRISNLILVFKEVKKARKLADKLMGRHAIYTFDKIIGRDENFLRVIEFAKKVADSRSNVLIMGESGTGKELFAQSIHNHSEREREPFVAINCGAIPRNLIESELFGYEEGAFTGAKASGHPGKFEIADGGTIFLDEIGEMPLDLQTRLLRVIEEGTVSRIGAVKEIVVNVRVIAATNKDLNVEVSRGRFRKDLFYRLNVLPVRLPSLRERRSDIPLLIEYFMGRISKKLNKKRVAISEEQMKDLEKYSWPGNVRELENYVELSVNTESLPEIAWISGGSRNENAQEVNLGQVRLSAEEDGCLKLEQIEREHIVKVLNLNKGNVSLTAKKLGIGRNTLYRKLENYGIDCSETRR; from the coding sequence ATGCTGGAGCAAACAATTGACCAACAAAAAGATTATATATTGAAATCTCATAACCGGTGCAGGTCTTACCAGGTTGAGCCGGAAAGGGTCTACAGCCGCAAGATCATAACCCAGGAGGAATTGTTTGAGAAGCTTGAAGTCAACAGGGAGCTAATACTTACAGCAAGTCCTTTTATGAATCAGTTATACAGCTTTGTGAAGGGCTCGGGATTTTTTGTCATACTTACAGATGACGAAGGTTGTATTCTCAGTGTAATGGGAGATGAGGAGATACTCTCAGAGGCATTTGCCTTCAAGATGGTTCCCGGCGCCTACATGGACGAAAGAAATATCGGGACCAATGCGATGGGTACGGCTCTTGAAGAGAAGACTCCTCTCCAGGTTTCCGGAGAAGAGCACTACATAAACGTATATCACAGGTGGACATGCTCTGCCTCGCCTATAAGGAGCAAAGATGGGGAAATTATAGGCATTTTAGACATTACGGGATACAGTGAGGAAGTTCACTCCCATACACTGGGGATGGTGGCTGCTGCTTCAAATGCCATTGAGAAGATGCTTGAGACCCAAAGCTACGCCAAAGCTCTTGCTGATGTAAAATTGTATCACGAGGCTATCATTGACTCCATCATGGCAGGCATAGTCACAAGCGACTTGGAAGGGAATATCATAACTGTAAGCCGTGGGGCGGCTGAGATGTTTGGTTATTATCCGGAAGAGATAAAGAATCTGAAGATATGGGAAGTCTTAAATGACTGGGAAATGGTTAAAAGCCAGGTTGAAGAGAAGGGGAGCTTGATAGAAAGAGACGTAAATGTCAAATCAAGAAAGAACAAGCTGCAATTTAACCTAAGTGCTTATCCCATAAATGACGAGGGTGGCAGGATAAGCAACTTGATACTGGTCTTTAAGGAAGTCAAGAAAGCCAGAAAGCTTGCAGATAAACTTATGGGAAGGCATGCGATCTATACTTTCGACAAGATAATCGGCAGGGATGAAAACTTCCTCAGGGTGATAGAGTTTGCCAAGAAGGTTGCCGACAGCAGATCCAACGTGCTTATAATGGGAGAAAGCGGCACGGGAAAAGAACTTTTTGCCCAATCAATACATAATCACTCTGAACGGGAAAGGGAGCCCTTTGTAGCCATTAATTGCGGAGCCATCCCAAGGAACCTCATAGAGTCAGAGCTTTTTGGCTACGAAGAAGGGGCCTTTACAGGTGCTAAAGCCAGCGGTCATCCGGGCAAGTTCGAAATAGCGGACGGGGGCACCATATTTTTAGATGAAATAGGCGAGATGCCTCTGGATCTTCAAACCAGGCTGTTAAGGGTTATCGAGGAGGGGACTGTCAGCAGGATCGGTGCGGTGAAGGAAATCGTGGTAAACGTTAGGGTCATTGCCGCCACCAACAAGGATCTGAATGTAGAGGTGTCCCGAGGAAGGTTTAGAAAAGATTTGTTTTACAGGCTCAATGTCCTGCCGGTTCGCCTGCCTTCTCTTAGGGAAAGAAGAAGCGATATCCCCCTTTTGATCGAATATTTCATGGGCAGAATTTCTAAAAAGCTCAATAAAAAAAGAGTGGCCATATCGGAAGAGCAGATGAAAGACCTCGAAAAATACAGCTGGCCGGGCAATGTCAGAGAGCTCGAAAATTACGTTGAACTTTCGGTAAATACGGAAAGCCTTCCCGAAATAGCGTGGATCAGCGGAGGAAGCAGAAATGAAAATGCTCAGGAAGTTAATTTGGGCCAGGTTCGTTTAAGCGCCGAAGAAGATGGGTGTCTCAAATTAGAACAGATTGAGAGGGAACATATTGTAAAGGTGCTGAATTTAAACAAGGGGAATGTAAGCTTGACGGCGAAAAAATTGGGAATTGGAAGAAATACATTGTATAGAAAGCTGGAAAACTACGGAATAGACTGCTCTGAAACGAGACGGTGA